Proteins from one Mixophyes fleayi isolate aMixFle1 chromosome 9, aMixFle1.hap1, whole genome shotgun sequence genomic window:
- the LOC142101708 gene encoding bcl-2-like protein 2: protein MAELNNTDPVVREAYQLSHDSIAYVTGRAAGPAPSAATLALRHAGDELLEKFPIFFKRWPRVFSGVTDDNACDLLVQIIDENIKGHWDRQRRQPGYPPDLPWSSVLSIYVLAGQMATYCQENGLENVLQQLPERLGGYVEEHICPVLRKKDGWVGFTERFSKKEETERKVLRVCSAVLAACSVLLLTHFLWRRMSAL, encoded by the exons ATGGCTGAACTGAATAACACAGATCCAGTGGTGAGAGAGGCCTACCAACTATCTCATGACTCTATTGCCTACGTAACAGGGCGAGCCGCAGGGCCAGCGCCATCAGCTGCCACCCTCGCCCTGCGTCACGCAGGGGATGAGCTCCTGGAGAAGTTTCCTATATTCTTCAAACGGTGGCCTAGAGTTTTCAGCGGGGTTACAGATGACAATGCCTGCGACCTCCTCGTTCAGATTATAGATGAAAACATTAAGGGGCATTGGGATCGACAAAGGAGGCAGCCAGGATACCCACCCGACCTTCCGTGGAGCTCGGTCTTGTCCATTTATGTCCTGGCCGGACAGATGGCCACTTACTGCCAGGAGAACGGGTTGGAGAACGTTTTACAACAGTTGCCTGAAAGATTGGGCGGTTACGTAGAGGAGCATATCTGCCCGGTGCTGAGGAAGAAGGATGGATGG GTTGGTTTTACAGAACGCTTTAGCAAAAAAGAAGAGACGGAGAGGAAGGTCCTTCGGGTCTGCAGTGCCGTCCTCGCAGCGTGTTCCGTTCTGCTACTGACCCACTTCCTGTGGAGAAGAATGTCTGCACTATAG